CTGCAACATCCGCGGCACTCTCTGAGGGACAAGAAGACCGAGGTGAGTTTTCAGTATTCCGACATGCCAAGATGTCCCACCACGTCCTAACGGACTTTACCTTCTGGCACTCCAAAGGTAGACATGATAGCTTCAACTAAACCCAAGACATAGAGAgcacagccacacacattcGCAAAGAAAAACATGATCCCAATGCTTCCACCAAACTCTGGACCCAGGGCTCGGCTGATCATGTCTGGGGAATAAGACTAAGGAACTTCTCGTGGTTTATAAATGTAAACGGGCTCTACCTGGACACATCATCTAGAGTTAAAATGGCTAAAGAGGAACCGTTGATCAAAACTAGCCAAGCAAGGAAAATTAGCGTTGTGACACTTTATCAATTCACTCACAAGGCTTTAAATCTGCAGCATAGGCCTCTATTGGGAATAAAAGGATACAATAGGCACCTCCAGCATCTAAAGCTCCATTGGTGGAAATGGCACAAATGGAAAGTACGGTCATTGTGATGATGAAGTAGGCCACCAGGAACATGGCAATGGACTGGTAAAGTCCTGCCTGACCCACCACAAATCCTGCAAGAAGAAGAATAAACCAGTCCAATTCAAAGCCCCATATACAGCAGAAACCTCCCCACAAGCCACACATGCAGTGCAAAGTgagatttaaagaggtttctctCAGACCagcacttaaagctgcagtctgcaactctttttcaagcataatgcctggaactgtccggggattctgaaagcagtacattaaataccccaatacaaaaaaaaaaaataaataaataaataaataaaagagttctctaggtcccctatatgtcccgctaggtccctacaaagccagcaggtttgtttaaaaaattgcagaccggaccggtaaaaggtaaccaatcaggttacgagctgggctctgctgcctgtcaatcaccgattgtgcacgcgcgatacaaggtaggctcgtccccacgcttatttatctagactattgaacttcattacgggctagtctacttactgtgtcttccatgatcgcaaatgacaggtgaggtgatgaatgaggagtcgtgtacgcgcatctggcgtgcacgtagacgtgcacgagctCTCATGCGTTTTGATGGGGCGGAACAGGAATAGACaggatagatcatgtaaactcttaaaatgccaaaaattaggactttacgtatgacaacaacaaatcctgcagactgcagtttTAATTAGTTTTCGATTGAATGTTCACATTCACTTAGTGAATCCATTAGATACCCTTTATTAACTCACAGAAATTATTTAAATATATGTAAAGGCTGGGGAGTTCTAACGGAGAGTGCAGAGACGAGCTTGGGTGAACTTATGcatgaaataaatcaaatcgGAGGAAGAAAATGGTACAAGTTTGCCGACATTTTTTCTGCAAATGACTGTAATTTAGTAGTAATCAAATTCTATGGAGGCTACTGCACTCAGCTCGTGGTTGTGACAATTTGTTTGACTGGGATTGTCCTAAAGGGATGATCTGAAGCTAACAGCTAGCACCAACTATGACCGGGGCCAGTAGGCTactcatttttcacattttccttTACGGGTCTCTTTCCGATAGCCTACTCACCAACTCGTAAGAACACGACGACGCTGAACATGGACAGTAAAGTTGGTATGACCACTCCAAACACCACTCCGAGCTTTCGGGCATCTTTGCCCTCCCGAGACCCCACGCGTTCGGCCACATTGTTAATCTCGGGATCGGTGCAGGTGGTCAGTCGGTAATGCAGCAAAGGGGTTCTTTCTGACATTTGTCCACGATTCTTCACCTAACGACAACTGTCTCGGTTATCTTAAAGTCAGTTCCGCCGAAATGCGCCGATATTAGACGCAAGATAAGAATTGATTAGCCGCCATGCGCCTTGAACCAGAAACCGTCTGTTTTACGCGATGGTAATGACAGTCTGCTTATGAAGACCTGGTCAGGTGGCGAGGCGTGGCGTGGAGTCGGGTGGGTGTCTACACAAGTAATAACAGGCCAGTGTTTGTTCAGTATTTAGCGATATCTAATCTCTGCGTCAGCATTATATAAAGGAGCAAAATAACTGTTTCTCCAGCTAACTAGATAATAAACTCAGTAAATATGCTGAAATGGACTACAAAGAGCATAAAAAGATGAGTAAAAAGATAGGctgttttaaactttaaactttatttaaaatggTTTGTTTCACTGGCATCATAATAGgataacagcaacaacaacaaaaaaaaaaggtcattcTAGATGCAAAGTCCAAGTATTTACATGCAAAAAGACTCACAAAGGAACCCCCCCGGGTAGATTCCCCATATTTAAAACTCAACACAGTAGCAGTAACTTTGAAATAAAGACGTAAACAAAAATAAGATCTCAAAGTGCAACGAGAATAAAAACAAGTATTCCTTGTAAGTTCATAGTCATTTTAAATATGGGCTGTTTCCCCTAACTAAGTGTATTTTGCCATTTTTATTCTTAAATTCCGATTGTGTTAAATTTCCGAGTAGCAGGCCTTTGTACCGCATGTTAGGGAGTAAAACAAATCTGGCACAAAACCATGAATTGACTTGATTGATCTGACTCCACTGTTCTGGTCTGATGATTGAGCTTGACTATCACTTTTGAGGAGAGACAATGAATTAGGACTTTGATCTTTCAGGTTACAAGAAAAAGCCAAAACAAAACAGTACAGACTTTGAGCGAAGGTGCAAAACAGTACAAATTTGTTCTGAGTGATCCCGTTTATCCTGTGACCAAACATTGTCTTCCAAGATAACAATGTCACCATACAAAGGCCACAAGGGTTCAGTAAATGGTTTGAGGACAATGGCAATGATTCGAGTCATATGCTATTGCCTTTGGAGTGTCCAGATCTCAATCCAGCTGATCACCTACAGGAAACTTTGGACACATGTGATAGGCAGCGCTCTCTACCACCATTAACACCAAATGAGGGAATAACTATCAGAGTTCCACAAACCTGACGGATCAATGCCAAAGTGCTTTGAAGCTGTTCTGGTGCCATGTGGTCCCCTATCACCTATCAAGAtgctttatcttttaaatggTTGTAGCCTACATTCATTTTGGCAGACCTGAGCCCAAATTTAAAACATTACTTTTCATAGTTGAACTGTATATTTTGTATCAGTCCATCTGTGGTGTCATTGCAGAAATAAAGCTGTCCTTCTCTACGCTTTTTCAGCTGTAGTTCAGGTGTATATTTTACGTTTGTGTGAGCCTTCATGCCAAACGATACAAAAGCAGAGGCTACCCAACCCCCCACCTGCTACACacacaccaaaataaaatagtTGTTCTTCCTTCACTGACGAGGGCATCTGTCTTCCAAGTTAACAATGAAACGCTCCAGTTTGCCTGAGATCAGTTGGTTGTAGCTCCGAAAGACCACTCTGAGACTCTGGGTGCTTCGAGGAACACAGGACAATGATGAAGGCAGCAGTGGCCCCTGCTGgtccaaacagaaaacacatcaaGGATGATGGAAAAGATGACGAGTGTGAACCAAGAAACAGTGGCTGTAAATTACATAAGAAATGAGGGACGCATGACAATGACGATCAAAAGCTTGAAATGGTAACTGGTATACGTCAAACAAACAATTGTGATTACAGCAATGCCGATTTAGTGGTGGTAATATCCCATTTCTTTTAGGGGTCATCTTAACAGGTAAATAGAAACATATTCTTCCATTTTGCAAAGAGAAAGCTAAAATAATTGCAATAGGATTATTACGTATTGTGAAAGGTCCATGCTTACCAATGAAACCAGTTTCATAATTAGCACTACAGAAATCTCCACAGTAACCCATCAAGTTAACACATATACAGGACGTTCCTCCTGCACATGGGACTTTGAGAAGGACTGTCTCACTTGGAAAGTATGCACTGCTATCTTCTTCTTGTCCTGAGGAAGGAAGGCTTGGGGTCACACAACATTATCATCACTCAGGGAACAGATATTCCGGAAAGCCAGGGACTTTACGAGAAACCAGGATAGTTACTCATCGGAGGAAGTTGATTACACGCAAAATCAAATGCAAGCCAAGTTTCAGACACCCAAAATATTAAGTGAAGGTCACTAATAATCCAAAGCTGTTTAAAAGCATGTCATTGTTTATACTGATGTGAGTTTAAGTTGTCCTCAACAGTGAAATATAGCCATTGAAATAGTTTTGTGTATGCAAGACATCCACAAATTCTGGAGTCAAATTTAAAGCTATTCTATTGCCGGCACTGTCTTTGACAAGCAAAAAAGGGTCATTACTGGGAGTGCATGCAGTCTATTACTGTGATGCTTCTTACACTCAGCTGAAGGTGTGTGAGTATCATCAGGTAATTGTTGATATTGTTCTCCAGTCTCTGCAGTAGTAAAGTCCCACATCCTGCTTGTGTTAAGATTCTTAAAGTCTTCACACCCTCAAAAAGAAGCCTCAATGATGCAACTATGTCTCCTCTCTTCTCCTGATCCTGCAGTGACACACATGTAGAACGTTTCACTCGAGACATACCCATCTAACAGAAATCCAAATGAACTAAAATCAACTAAAATCAGCTAAAGCAGTAAGTAATTCACTGTGATAGAGGATGATTCACATACTGATTTTCTTTCCCAGGTTGCTATATGAAGCTCAGTGCAGGGTAGTTTAGCTGGTGTGGAGAGGGTCATGGAGTCACTACACTCACTCTGAAATGGAAGAAGCAGATGACAAAAAACAGATACATAGGTGCACAATAGACCGACAGATTGATGGGTGACCACAGGTAACAAATGGAGAGATTAGATTCAGCATCCCAAGAGGAAGTTGAGAGACTCATGTTTGGAAAGTTTATCTCAAGGCtaaagagagagacagacataTCCTCACCAGTGCAGTTTCTATCTCTGGCACAATATTCATAGTCTTCCTGGCGGCACTGCTGCACACAAATGCTATGGGTTTGGTCTCAGTATCCCACACCTCAGAGGCTACCATACAGAGCAGCAGGAGTCCTGGATGAATCCATATAAACATAAGCACTGGAGCCACAAGTCACCTTATTAAAAGTCCACTACAATGTCAACTTT
The sequence above is drawn from the Odontesthes bonariensis isolate fOdoBon6 chromosome 14, fOdoBon6.hap1, whole genome shotgun sequence genome and encodes:
- the thpo gene encoding thrombopoietin isoform X2; translation: MALSRLLLLCMVASEVWDTETKPIAFVCSSAARKTMNIVPEIETALSECSDSMTLSTPAKLPCTELHIATWERKSDQEKRGDIVASLRLLFEGVKTLRILTQAGCGTLLLQRLENNINNYLMILTHLQLSGPLLPSSLSCVPRSTQSLRVVFRSYNQLISGKLERFIVNLEDRCPRQ
- the thpo gene encoding thrombopoietin isoform X1 produces the protein MALSRLLLLCMVASEVWDTETKPIAFVCSSAARKTMNIVPEIETALSECSDSMTLSTPAKLPCTELHIATWERKSDQEKRGDIVASLRLLFEGVKTLRILTQAGCGTLLLQRLENNINNYLMILTHLQLSQGPLLPSSLSCVPRSTQSLRVVFRSYNQLISGKLERFIVNLEDRCPRQ
- the thpo gene encoding thrombopoietin isoform X3; protein product: MALSRLLLLCMVASEVWDTETKPIAFVCSSAARKTMNIVPEIETALSECSDSMTLSTPAKLPCTELHIATWERKSDQEKRGDIVASLRLLFEGVKTLRILTQAGCGTLLLQRLENNINNYLMILTHLQLSDKKKIAVHTFQVRQSFSKSHVQEERPVYVLT